GAGTCCTTGATGTCGTGGATGACGATCTGCTCGAGCTTCGCCGAGAGCGACTCCAGCAGCGTGCGCATCAGGTCGTGCGAAAGCGGCCGCGGGACCGCGGTCCCCTCGAGTGCCAGGGCGATCGCCGTGGCCTCGAACGGTCCGATCAGGATCGGGAGGTAGCGCTTGCCCTCGAGGTCCTTGAGGATGACGACCGGGTCGTGCGTGAGGAGATCGATCCCCAGCTTGTCGACCTTCATCTGCCGCATCGCCGGGTACTCCGGGGGGCCGGAGGCCGAATCCTCCGGTGTGCCGTACGGTGGCGCTCCGTGGCATTGTCGTGCGGCATCGTGGGGCTTCCCAACGTCGGGAAGTCCACCATCTTCAACGCGCTGACGCGCTCGGCGCAGGCGCTCGCGGCGAACTATCCGTTCGCCACCATCGAGCCGAACGTCGGCGAAGTCCCGGTCCCGGACGCGCGGCTCGGCGTGCTGGCCGAGCTCAGCGACTCGGAGAAGATCGTCCCGGCGACGATGCGGTTCGTCGACATCGCCGGCTTGGTCCGCGGCGCATCGAGCGGGCAGGGGCTCGGAAACGCCTTCCTCTCCCACATCCGCGAAACCGACGCCGTGGCG
The DNA window shown above is from Candidatus Eremiobacterota bacterium and carries:
- a CDS encoding bifunctional nuclease family protein, with protein sequence MRQMKVDKLGIDLLTHDPVVILKDLEGKRYLPILIGPFEATAIALALEGTAVPRPLSHDLMRTLLESLSAKLEQIVIHDIKDSTFFAKLIVRTNGEVQEIDARPSDGIALALRMQAPIFVSDKIALEETVPDKAAEPEDESKFKKFIDELKPSDFLD